The genomic region ttaaagggatagtttacccaaaagtgaaaatttgatggttatctgcttacccccaggtcatccaagatgtagatgacatgactgtttcttcagtagaacacaaactgagatttaactcaaaccattgcagtctgtcagttatataatgtaagtggatagGAATCACGGTTTTGATAGTCACAAAACATACACAGATTAAACCATGCTGCtcatgatgatacattgatgtgtaaaaacACAAGACGATTGGTCTGTGCtagagaagttttttttttttttttttttacctcttgcaCAAACCGATTGTTTTgagtctttacacatcagtgtatcatcatgagccgcagggtttaatttggttttgtttgtttttttgagtctCAAAGCCATGTTTCCAATCCACTTGcattatgactgacagactgccaTGGTTTGTTAAAAATCTCCATTTGTACTTTACCATCCACTGAAAGATGTTCATGTTGGAAGAATGAATACCATcattgtaatgttaaaaaaatggCCAACAACTCCGGGAATCAGAAGAGGGTAGCATCTTGTGCTTCAAGTTTTTGTATTACATCTCACAGTGGTGTGTGAATTCATGGCAGCATTGATAAAGTACAACTCCCTCACACCTTCAGACTGCcatggtttgagttaaaaatctccaTTTGTATTCTGCTGAAGAAAGTCACCTATATCTTGGATGCTCTggtggtaagcagataaacatcacattttcatttttggtgaactatccctttaaatttataAGATAATAAATAAGActttattttgcactttaatattttgaaagtaGATGACGGATACGGAGGAAATTGCTTGTTTACTTGAAGATCTAGAATTTGCATTTACTCATCCAAAACAAGCAGCTGTActaattaaatttgtattttaaagaaaCATGTATGTATTACCCGAAAAGTGATAGTTCATTGTTGAAAAGGTGTGGGAATCCTAATTCTCCTTTTGGCCTTTTTTGAGGATGTTACTTAATGAGGCGTCTTAACATGTTCCTTTTATTCATACCCCAAGCAAACCGGTTCATTAGACGTACGTTTCCTGTGAGTGGGTCATTTAAGGATCTACCCCGCAAGGCTCCTTGTGTCCACCTTTTTACATGTCCTCATATGCTTCTCCGAAGCTGGATAAGTGCTAGAGGTTTAGGTTTCTAgcctttttttaaatggttttctcATTCCTCACTGTAAAATCTTAGGAACTGAAATGTTTAATGTCTGGTTATAGCAATGCAGTGCGAGTCATTGAGCCATGTTTCTAATGGAAGTCAGAAGACCTGTGTAGGTTTAAGGGATTGGTGTGACCGAggccattttgatttttttttacagaagaaTCGTTGTTTTGTGATCTAATGCTGTACGCCAGCTTTGTATgacggttttttttttatttattttttttatacagtgcaCAGCAGAAATGAGTACACCCCCTCTGAATGAACACAAAAGATGTATTTTCTTAATGATCACTAATATAATTCATGGAAAGATGGCaaaattgaaatgtattaaaaatacttaataaaaataaagaaatatatacaatattttctgtaaaataattaaattagctAATTTAGTTTAAATGAAGGATTGCAGAAATGAGTACTCCCTAAATGTATAATCTTCTAGTTATCCAGAACTTTAAAGTATACTGCTCTGATCTTTCTTGGCACAGAATGCAAGTTCATGACAAATTTTCACATCTGTCCTGTTCAACTCCTCAAGGATGACCTCCTTAAATGCTCTGGTCTTTAATGGGGAGTTTTGCTCAGCTCGTCTCTACAGAATCCCCCACAGCTGGTCAACAATGTTAAGATTGGGTGAAATGCATGTCCACTGAAAGATTTTCACATTGGTAGAATGGATACCATCATTGTAATGTTGAAAAATGGCAGGGAATGAGAAGAGGGTAGCATCTTCTGCTTCAAGTTTTTGTATTACATCACACAATAGTGTGTGAATTCATGGCAGCATTGATAAAGTACAACTCTCTCAAACCTTCAGCACTCATTCATCCCTATAGAAGGGATTTACTACCACTGAACGTCACTTTGGGTACCAAGCACTCCTCCAGCAACAGAACATTTTGGATGCTTTTGGATCCAAAATGATTGACTTGGTCTCTTGAGACTAGAGTATGGATTACCAGAAGTCTAGATTTTATAAATATGGGCCATGGTTAAATTAGTTTATTGTTCTTTGGTAGTTCCAGTGGTGATGACATTCATGCATGTCACTTTTACAGGCTGCATCTTACTCTGGGAGATAAACAGTCACTCTTTTCACAGCTTTTGTCGGCTCTGAGACACTTGCATGGTATTTCTCCTGCTCTttttctagcaaaaaaaaaaaaaaactccccacTAAATAAACTTAAAAGTGAAGGCCTGATTATTTCAGGGGCCTTGTCATAAGTCCATTGTTTTTGAATAGTGGTGTTACTTCTGCTGTATTTCAACacttataataattaaaacaatttggTATTCCTCTTATACCATTGTCCTCTTTTGTGCTAAGAAACAAGTCTCCTGGCAGTTCTCTCCCAAGTGGTTCCACTGCTGCCAGCATTTTATCACTTTAAGAATCTTATTTTCCTGGAAAAAATCTGACATTCTTTGGTAACTGATCAAGCAGACTTGTTGGAACATATCTCCAAAGAACCCAAACATGTCTAAGTACAGAGTTATTGCtgaatttaagttttaaatttatgCTTTGCAGTGtgtgtaattaaaattaaattacattttatgcatttagcagacacttttatccaaagcgacttacagtgcattcaggctatcaatttttacctatcatgtttatatatatatatttgatgctCCTGCATTAAATCAGACTATCAGCACAAATCGTATCGGCTCTTATGAGGAAGTTGCCAACCTTCCCTCTGTTCAATTGTGCTCAAGCATATCTGAGCTGTCATGGGACCAGGAAAGAAAGGTGCCTTGTTCAAATCAGCCTTTTTTGaccttatttacttatttattctgCGAATAGAAACCAAGTCCCTGCATTGTTTTATTCTCCCACAGAGGGATATTTACGTTTTTATTTAAGTATGACTCTGTCCACTGCCCTTGAAGTGTGTATGGTcctaagtctttttttttttgtcacttacaTGACATGCTGTCTTGCATGACGAAACCTGCCAGCCTAGTAATTTAGAATCAGCTGGACAAGGTTCAGATAGAACCATCCAGTTTTGTCAAAAAGGCAACAAGTTTAACTAGAACAGAcaaagcagggttttttttttttttttttaatcccgtTCGTTCTCACTTTTCACCCACATATCCACACATCTTTGCTCACTCACTTCCCTCACCTTatcctttgtgtgtttgtgtgctcgcAGGCCTCCGGAGTTACAGTGGATGATAGTGTGGTGACGATCTTCAATGACATGAAGGTCCGCAAGGCTTCTGCCAACGAGGAAGAGAAGAGCAAGAGGAAGAAGGCTGTTCTCTTCTGCCTGAGCGATGACAAGAAGCGTATCATCATGGAGGAGGGCAATGAGATCCTGCAGGGAGATGAAGGAGATCCCTACCATAAGCTCATCAGTATTCTTCCTCCTAATGATTGCCGCTATGTTCTCTATGATGCCATGTATGATACTAAAGAGTCTAAGAAAGAGGACCTGGTTTTCATTTTCTGGTAAGTCTTAAGAGCATCTGCATGTGCTTCATGTAGTTGCCAGTCCTGTTCCTGCTGACTTTAGTTCCAACCCTGTTCTAATACACCTGTCGGTAATGAACAAGTGTTCCTGAAGGTCTTCATTAGCTGGTTCAGGCATGTATGATCAGGGTTGAGCTGAACATCTATAGGAACAAAACTGGGGCCCCTGATATAGACTTGTCAAATGCTTGCATGAAACGGATGATCTGATCTCCTGTTGTATTGCACAGGGCACCAGAAAATGCCCCACTCAAAAGCAAGATGATCTATGCCAGCTCCAAGGATGCCATCAAGAAGAAGTTCACAGgtaatgccaaaaaaaaagaataatattgcatgtataatttaaatttgatataaaattAACTTAGTTTTGCTAAATATTATGCATACCCTTGATAAATATGATCAAGGGTGGCTGTGGAAAATAAATCTACATTGTTTATCCACTTGatccttcatttaaaaaaaaatgatctaACCTTTTTAagtggggaaaaaaaggaaagtgGGGAAAAATAgcattatgaaaaatatttttctcttatACAGCAagaggtgtgtgtttgtatggtCCTAAAGCACCGTGACTCCAAGGCTGCATATGAAAACTTAAGCAGCTGAGTTGTTGCCTTGCTGCTCTATCAGGCATTGACTTGCATGCAGTGTTTGTGCATGAAGCCACCTCTCGAAACTGATTTCAGACAAACATCTGAGGCAGAGTAACAGTTTAATGATATActgcaaaatatagagagctctGGTGATAACTAAGTGAATATTTCGCTAGAAGTGACatcaaaagtggaaaacgttgatcaaaaaagtacatttacacacaaactgactgcAACTTTCatacgccatctttattttttagcttaactgtcacagaatcaaatgcacaggattgtggaaTATCAAAGACAGCGAAGGAtgcatctatgctgccttcaaaaatcgcAGTTTTTCAGATGCAGCCCAAGGttcacagctggagaactgcagaagAGTCTTAGGGTCAGAAAGTtaaataggataaaaaaaaagtttgggagggtttcaagaaaaaactAGAAAAGAAAATgctctcatccaaaaacaaactccagcatatttaTTTGCTAGACACGACTGGAACTCAGGACTGGGTTCAGTGGTCAgatgaaacaaaaataataatttgcgtTTTAGCAGCAAAACCTTAAGATGAGTTTGGTgcacacagggataaaaagtaccttATGTACTTGGCATAAGGTGGTTGCAAAAAGTATTGGATGAAAGAGTGATTAATTGatgtatattaaagaaaaatatttttcataacgAGATTTCTCTCCCatttttaaattcttattctCCAGTGAAAGTTTAGattttagtacattttttaaatatctaaagaATTGATGATAAAGATAAATTTTCACGGCCTTTCTTTGATCATGTTTACCAAGGGTATAAATAATTGAGCACAGCTGTAACTCCACTACTTTACTGTATATAATTTAGGGTTTAACTAAAACCTGTTCCTTGAattgaatgttaaccaaaatgtatttaaaatctacaactgaaaaaaaaaacacctttttaaataaatactattaaaaacaacaaatgccccaaaattttttaaatgaaacttaaAATGGGTACTATAATACCAGCTAAATGATTCTAAAGTAAGCTTATTAAAATTGAGCCGaattgaaaatttaaatatggATGTATctttatttgtataattgaaTATGTAATTGTGAAATGAGTAACTGTTTGGCATGTCTTGTTTCATAGGTGTCAAGCACGAGTGGCAAGTGAACGGTTTAGAGGATATCAAGGACCGAAAGACCCTTGCTGAGAAGCTTGGGGGAGCATCAGTGGTGACTCTCGAGGGCAGGCCTCTGAACGATTGAGGCGGACACATTTCAGGGGTTAGCTGGTCATTCCAACACGGGTGGGGCAGATGGGCCAGGACGACTGTTTGTGGGCCATGGGGTGGGTTAATGTGGGTGGAGAGGGTTGGGCAAAAGTGACAGTTTCCAAACTCAAAACATGGCAAAAGATACTGGCTGTCATTCCAGTTCACACATACAAAGATCAAGAACAAAAacgtaaaaggaaaaaaaataaaagataaaaaacaagGATGATGATTATTAAAACAAAGTAATATAACTGTAAATGTGTACTGGCAGGTTTTCGTTCTTTCTGGGTTCCATTAGATTGTTGAAATGAAAGTGAGACTGCAGCCGTTACAAATCAGCTGTAAAACATACtgttaattaagattttttttttgtttgttttgtgctgCCGCCAAATGtctagttactttttttttttaccattttatttttataataagtgtgtgtgtgtatgttgtttAAGACTAGGTGTAGTACAAAATTTACTCCAAAATCTCACAACTTTGTCGGTCCATTCTGGGAGCACAATTTACTTCCCCCTTCcctagtttgttttattttgagctcAAGTTGTTTTAATGATTCCGTAATTCCTTGTGAATTAaatatttccaaatgtaattCAAAACTATGGCACTGGTGTCAAGAAATTGTACACATTCCTTCCACCTGTAAAATCTGGGTCCTAGTGAGTGAGCGGTCTGATGAATTGGATTGAGTGGACTGATGGACACGTATTGTTTAGATGGGAGCGATATATTTGGGCAGCCTGTGTACAGAGCTTTGATGGATATTGGTCAGTGGATGTTTTGTATCGTCTCCTTatctctaataaaaaaaataaaaaaagcactaaACAACTCTGCTGTGTTCCAACTGGTTTGATTGTTCATGTTTGGTAAATCCTCTGTGCAAGGggactttttatttttgctttgaccCATTTGAATCTAATTTGGCTGTTAATTTTGGAATAAGCATTGATATTTTATATTGGTTTACAGATGTTTGCGTACATTTGTgatttatattattcaaaaaaaattattgctgTTTTATCAGTTTTCAGCATGGTTTATGCactgaaatatgtttcaaatggaTCCAAACAAAGAGACTCCGATTGCTTTCCCATCCTCCCTATGGATTTGATGGGTGGCTGTTTTGGGATGCAACTGTGGAAATACAGTATTGTAAAACTGCCCTGTGCCCTTAGTACACTACAAGTTGaagctaataataaaaatagcttttaatactatatagTAAACTTCTTGGATTGCAAATAAGTGCATTTAGTTCAAATATAATTATGATTCCAAGATAACTGCATCAAACTGCTGAACGTCAGCTACAAAGTCCCTTTTAAACAAACTTCATTGACTCCTGAACATATCAGTTTATTACAGGTCTATTTTGTTTCGGCTCGACATCTGACTCTTGTTGGCACCCAAAAGAATCAAATACAGACAAAACTTAAATGGGCAGGTGAATGTTAGAGTCCATACACTGATGAATGTAATGTACCACTGTACCTGTATTCGCTTTATGCTAGTATGTAAAGGGTCAAAGTAGTAGTATGCAACCTGAAAACTAACCTATTTCTGATCAGAAGCAGCCAAAAAAGAAATGAAGAACATTCTGATAAACtagtatataatatttcataaaaaaacaagGGATTTCAATGAACAGTTGTctgttttcctttaaaaataattacTGGAAAATGTGTCCTATATTAAAACTGAGCTACTTGTAATTCTACTAAATACTGTAATCATGCCAGTATAATAAAGATGTACCCACGTGAAGCAGTGGAGGGCAGTAGAGATTTCCAAACCCCGATGAAATACATCAACCATCCACCTTCCTGTGCTCAACTACAATCTCTGACCTTTTCCCAGTGTACTCCAGTAATTTTGAGATTATGAATTAACAAACCACAAGCTACAAACCATAAATCAGTAGCTACTGCAACACTGAACtagtatattataaataaacatgatACCAGCCAAAAGTATTACTGTACCTGTAATGACTGGCaggaacccttttttttttttttgatttgcacTTACCACCAGAGGGTACCAGTGTCGCATTTTACATACAGACCCCAAAATTGTAATCGCTCTCTCTCAAATAATACTTGAAACAAACCACACAGAATCATATCTAGTGTTTCCAACAGCTTCCGCAGAAAATAAAAAGTCCTCATTACAAAATGACTGCTAAACTTTTAATTGGAATGAAAATGACAGCAAAAACAACAGACATActtaagtttattaaaataaaagctttttaaaaatagaattataaTCAAGATTTACCCCACACCCTTTCTGGTAGTTTGTgtccagtctttatattaatccaacataaaagaatataaatattttctctaAACATACTGTAATGTTACCAATATGAGGTCTTCATCTGTCTTGGAAAGGAGTATGAAACTATAGAAGAGTGAACTATATTCAAAGCGCCAGATGATTGCGTTAACAaacaaatgctttaaaaagtaTACTTTAAAATTCTGTTTTACTAACTCTCAATTTAACACACATACAACATCTCACAGTCATCGATCTGATGTTACCGTGATaataataaatcagaaaatataaaaaaaattgtatgcttAGCAGACCAAAATGATATGCAGGGATGGAAAAGAAGGAAGCATAGCCGTTTTGCATCTACTTTTAGTCACCAAGTAAACTGTATGTTAATCTAGTGTTAACCAAAACCCAAGTGATGTGAGAAGAAAACCTGTCTCCAGCCCAAATCTACTTTCTAAAAGTGCAAATAACAGCTTGAAGCATTTATAATGTGTAATGTGAACAAAGCAAGGCTGTGTCTATTGAACATGGGCAAAGACTTGACAGATAATTCTACTGGGTTGTAGGAATCAAAGTCTAAATCTATGAGTAACATTGACAGTAAAGTGAGCAAAAACTAAAGGTAGTGGTTAAACAAAGTTCCAGCTCAACCCATGCGAGATATCGAAGCCTGTGCGGGTAGCTATCCTCCAACCATGGAgaactttttttcttctcagattCAGTAGCTACACCTGTAAAAGGACTATAAAGTGCAGTTTCAAACACCAGGCATATCATATTTTGTCCAATGATTTCATGTTTTCCCATTCCTGTGTCATATTTTCAGTCCTGACTGCAGTCCACCTCATTTCCATGAACCCAGTAACAGATCTGAGCAACCTTCAGCGGAGTGAAGCGAACAGCCACATTGTAATCGCGATTCTCGCCGTTGATTTCCAGCCACTGGTGTCCCGAGAAGATCCCAATGACCTTGCGCTCCCAGCGTTCTAATGTATCGTCCCACACGCGGCCGTAAACGCCAGAACCGCTCGCTCCAGGCCGGGCGTCACAGTGCTGGTAGATCAAATCGTTGGACTCGTCCTCCACAGGACAAAAGCGGTACACCAGTTCCCCAGGGCGGTCGCTGTCAAATCCAGAGAAGTGGATGCGTTTACCAGCCAAACTGTCTGAGGAGGGTGCCACAGCCAGCCGCATGAAGGGACGCCGGTGAGGCCAACGCAACTCAAGCAGTGCGTAGTCAAAATCCATGCTGACGTCTTGAGGGCCTTGAATCCAGCCTTTAGGAACCCGTGTGCGTTTAACTCTCACCCAGCGCACCAAGGGTTTCTTCATGGGAGCCTGACCCGGCTTTGTACCGTTAACAGACGGAGGGATTAGAAAGCCCACCCTGAGTTTCCTCGCTCCCTTTACGTAATCCTTCCCATCATGCACGCAGTGGGCAGCGGTCAGGACATGCTGCTGGGACACCAGAACTCCAGTGCAGCCGGTGGAGATGCGGACGGCTGTGGAGAACGGGTAGTCCAGAAGGAAGTGGTCCCCGCGGATGTTAAAGCGCCCATCTGAACCGTAGATCTGGCGCTTTAGCCGATTGCGTCTGGGCGTGGTTACTTTGGGCCGCCTGACATGAAGTTCACTGTCGTTTTCTTCCAGGTCTACAGTGGTTAAAGTTCGCGAGCCGTCTGCATAAAGAGTTTCAAAAGCTAGTTGTTCTTTATCTGTGTCTTCTCCTTTGTGGTAGCAGCTCTCGTTGCAGTGGGTAGTGAGGTCCAGCTGAGCTTTGGCGCTGAAGCGGGAGCGGGACAGAGGCAGGGTGGCGTGAGGTTTCAGTGAGGGGAGGTGGGCATGGGACTGATGGCCAGATTCTCTCACTGAAACCGAGCTGGGCAGGAGGAGTAGGAACAGCAGGCCAATACAGCAAGGATGGGCCAGACCCAATCTCCGGTTAGGCATCATGGCTTATGCAACCtaaatgcaaatacaaaaatatatgcaaGCATGAAATAAAACTCAAGATCCCCCATGTTGCAGATATAATTCTAAAGAAATTTAATGCTGAGCCTTCATTCTTCAAAAATAGGTTCTTTATGGCTTTTATGGTTCCATGCAGAACCTTTAACAAAAGGTTCTATATATAGTGGATAAAAGAACTtcacattattaacattttaaacactaaagactggaatacACTTCATGACATGATTTCCAAACACTAGGCATAATACATTTTTGTCTTTGCAAATGGTTAGAAAAACACGCTGCAAGTTTTTACACATTTACAAGTTTATACACAACAAATTTACACAGAAACATGTGCCTTGTTTCTAGACACATGACATGACAAATCATACACTGTGTCCCAATACCTCCATACTATATAGTATGTGACAAACAGTTTGCTAAGAGTAGTATTAGAAAAACAATACTCCTACAGGGTCTCTGGAGTGTGAATTCCGTGAACTTCAGTGAATTCATTCATACTATCCACATTCATACCATATTGAATGTACTTTTCAATGGTTCTGATGTAAGTTAAATAAATGTAGTACCTACTTTACAACTTGtgattttggataaaagcactgCTCTAAAATTTATTCAAAGCATCAAACATATTCAGATATCCTCCGAATGGATAGAATCACAGCCTTAAGATGAAATCTGTCAACACAAGTTTGCAGGCTGGTTTTAACATTCGATAAGTAGCATC from Carassius carassius chromosome 29, fCarCar2.1, whole genome shotgun sequence harbors:
- the LOC132109482 gene encoding cofilin-2-like, yielding MASGVTVDDSVVTIFNDMKVRKASANEEEKSKRKKAVLFCLSDDKKRIIMEEGNEILQGDEGDPYHKLISILPPNDCRYVLYDAMYDTKESKKEDLVFIFWAPENAPLKSKMIYASSKDAIKKKFTGVKHEWQVNGLEDIKDRKTLAEKLGGASVVTLEGRPLND
- the LOC132109483 gene encoding serine protease 23-like → MMPNRRLGLAHPCCIGLLFLLLLPSSVSVRESGHQSHAHLPSLKPHATLPLSRSRFSAKAQLDLTTHCNESCYHKGEDTDKEQLAFETLYADGSRTLTTVDLEENDSELHVRRPKVTTPRRNRLKRQIYGSDGRFNIRGDHFLLDYPFSTAVRISTGCTGVLVSQQHVLTAAHCVHDGKDYVKGARKLRVGFLIPPSVNGTKPGQAPMKKPLVRWVRVKRTRVPKGWIQGPQDVSMDFDYALLELRWPHRRPFMRLAVAPSSDSLAGKRIHFSGFDSDRPGELVYRFCPVEDESNDLIYQHCDARPGASGSGVYGRVWDDTLERWERKVIGIFSGHQWLEINGENRDYNVAVRFTPLKVAQICYWVHGNEVDCSQD